One Mycobacteroides abscessus ATCC 19977 genomic window carries:
- a CDS encoding flavin-containing monooxygenase: MTSARVRDGEARGLRQGVPDHEVVIIGAGFGGIGAGVELTKRGVHDFVILEKWGAAGGTWHANKYPGVAVDIPTFIYSFSYDQKTTWSKFFTPGDELEQYANELVDKHELRGKIRFNTRVVRQDFDESQNIWVLTLEGGGVVTGRHVIAATGGLEQPKLPEIDGIDSYKGVLMHTALWDKDIELAGKRVAVIGTGATSLQMVPEIAPQVGHLTVFQRTPIYVGPKPDWRYNGFWRALFGFPGVAKAIRHAINLSTAYIPDAVFKLDSKYAESVSMALANRIRAWMRTQVDDPVTREKLLPYYGFGCKRPSFSNTYLKTFNRPNVALVTEPIQRITEKGLLTADGVEHEVDVLICATGFAIWDHMPAFPTTGRGGKDLKQFFQTNRYQAYQGVSIPDYPNFFLVLGPYGYVFGPYHMLIESTTTHAARVIAETKKRGATTAEVKQDVHDAYFHKMHERNKNHLWLSPACSTANTYYIDNHGDSPFRPGGFGEMYFHNKYFRLDNYRYGTETIAPAVESAPKRKRNKEVVR; encoded by the coding sequence ATGACTAGTGCGCGTGTGCGGGACGGCGAAGCCCGCGGGCTTCGCCAGGGTGTTCCCGACCATGAGGTCGTGATCATCGGCGCCGGCTTCGGGGGTATCGGTGCCGGAGTCGAATTGACCAAAAGGGGGGTCCACGACTTTGTGATCTTGGAGAAATGGGGGGCTGCCGGCGGCACCTGGCACGCCAACAAATACCCAGGCGTCGCAGTCGACATACCGACTTTCATCTACAGCTTCTCCTACGACCAGAAGACGACCTGGTCGAAGTTCTTCACACCCGGAGACGAGCTAGAGCAGTACGCCAACGAACTCGTCGACAAGCATGAGCTGCGCGGCAAGATTCGATTCAACACACGGGTGGTGCGCCAGGATTTCGATGAGTCCCAGAATATCTGGGTGCTCACACTGGAGGGCGGCGGCGTGGTCACCGGCCGGCACGTCATCGCAGCCACCGGAGGGCTGGAGCAACCCAAGCTCCCGGAGATAGACGGTATCGACTCCTACAAGGGCGTGCTTATGCATACAGCGCTGTGGGACAAGGATATTGAGCTCGCTGGAAAGCGAGTAGCCGTCATCGGGACCGGTGCCACGTCGCTACAGATGGTTCCGGAGATCGCGCCACAGGTGGGTCATCTGACGGTGTTTCAGCGCACACCTATCTACGTGGGGCCCAAACCGGACTGGCGATACAACGGGTTCTGGCGGGCACTGTTCGGCTTCCCGGGCGTGGCCAAGGCCATTCGGCACGCCATCAATCTCAGCACCGCATACATTCCGGATGCCGTTTTCAAGCTTGATTCCAAATATGCCGAATCCGTATCGATGGCGCTGGCAAACAGGATTCGGGCGTGGATGCGTACCCAGGTCGACGATCCGGTGACTCGGGAAAAGTTGTTGCCCTACTACGGATTCGGATGCAAGCGGCCCTCGTTCTCCAATACCTATCTCAAAACCTTCAACCGTCCCAATGTGGCACTGGTGACCGAACCGATCCAGCGGATCACCGAGAAGGGACTGCTGACAGCAGATGGTGTCGAACATGAAGTGGACGTGCTGATCTGTGCCACCGGATTCGCCATCTGGGATCACATGCCCGCCTTCCCCACCACGGGGCGGGGCGGCAAGGATCTGAAGCAGTTCTTCCAAACCAATCGTTACCAGGCGTACCAGGGCGTTTCGATTCCCGACTACCCCAACTTCTTCCTCGTTCTGGGGCCGTACGGATACGTTTTCGGGCCGTATCACATGCTCATCGAGTCGACGACGACGCACGCGGCCCGCGTTATCGCAGAGACCAAGAAACGTGGTGCGACCACCGCCGAAGTCAAGCAGGACGTGCACGACGCGTACTTCCATAAGATGCACGAGCGCAACAAAAACCACCTGTGGCTTTCTCCTGCCTGCTCGACCGCCAATACGTATTACATCGACAATCACGGTGATTCCCCGTTCCGTCCTGGCGGTTTCGGCGAGATGTACTTCCACAACAAGTATTTCCGGCTGGACAACTACCGTTACGGCACCGAGACGATCGCGCCGGCGGTAGAGTCCGCGCCAAAGCGTAAGCGCAACAAGGAGGTTGTGAGATGA
- the tilS gene encoding tRNA lysidine(34) synthetase TilS, protein MAVALSGGADSLALAAAAVARAWSVTALIVDHGLQQDSAQVAARARSQALALGCSDAVVLSVTVDGVGGLEAAARSARYAALEQARDGRPVLLAHTLDDQAETVLLGLGRGSGARSIAGMRPWDDPWGRPFLDRRRTETRSYCDELAITAWEDPHNVDSRFVRVRLRHEVLPLLEEVLGGGVAEALARTALSLQDDGDALDAQARAAFPGAQGLAISDLRGLTPAVRRRVIRLWLLAGGAQDLNDNQIRAVDALVTQWRGQGGVAVGADLRYQRLVASRSGEQLVLSVHDVAR, encoded by the coding sequence GTGGCGGTTGCTCTTTCGGGTGGTGCGGATTCATTGGCCCTGGCGGCTGCCGCCGTCGCGCGGGCTTGGTCGGTGACGGCCCTTATCGTCGATCATGGTCTGCAGCAGGACTCCGCGCAGGTCGCGGCGCGGGCACGCAGTCAGGCGCTGGCCTTGGGATGTTCTGACGCGGTTGTTCTTTCCGTGACGGTCGACGGCGTGGGCGGTCTTGAGGCGGCGGCCCGCAGTGCGCGGTATGCGGCGCTCGAACAGGCCAGGGACGGAAGACCGGTGCTCCTTGCCCACACTCTCGATGACCAGGCCGAGACGGTGCTCTTGGGGCTCGGTCGAGGATCCGGCGCGCGTTCCATCGCCGGAATGCGCCCCTGGGATGATCCGTGGGGGCGACCATTTCTGGATCGTCGTCGTACCGAGACCCGTTCTTACTGTGATGAATTGGCGATCACCGCCTGGGAAGACCCACACAATGTGGATTCCCGCTTCGTGCGGGTACGCCTGCGCCACGAGGTGCTACCGCTGCTCGAGGAGGTGCTCGGTGGTGGAGTGGCCGAGGCGCTTGCTCGTACCGCGCTCTCATTGCAGGACGACGGCGACGCACTTGATGCGCAGGCCCGTGCGGCTTTTCCGGGCGCACAGGGCCTGGCGATCTCGGATCTGCGCGGCCTGACACCCGCGGTCCGGCGTCGGGTTATCAGGCTCTGGTTATTGGCCGGCGGTGCACAGGACTTGAACGACAACCAGATTCGGGCGGTGGACGCGTTGGTCACGCAGTGGCGGGGGCAGGGCGGCGTGGCCGTGGGCGCCGATCTGCGCTACCAGCGACTGGTGGCGTCCCGATCCGGGGAGCAGCTGGTGCTTTCGGTACACGACGTCGCTAGGTGA
- a CDS encoding flavin-containing monooxygenase, with translation MSNGAYTAVEKTRSRDIRVVVIGAGMSGLCMASTLRHRGITNFTVYEKADEVGGTWRDNTYPGLQCDVPSRYYSYSFAPNPRWSKGFSPGSEIHQYFVRFTDQQDLRRNIRFGTAVTRAEWVDEPGQSHWELELSDGGRDIADVVVGATGVLHLPRLPEIEGLQSFAGPCFHSARWDHSVPYIGKRVGLIGTGSSGVQIIGALAEQVQHLSVFQRSAQWVAPVPNFTYSALSKSIWSRIPVLNRISYLLWRFYFERGVGGSVVIPGARRKLIQGFVRASHRLLIRDATLREKLHPDYEPLCRRLVMSVPFFKAVQRPNVSVLTGGIDRVVPQGVITNDGVLHELDILVCATGFDAHSYLRPMEVLGRDGIKLSDAWSDGPRAYRAVGLAGFPNFFLLIGPNSPIGNNSLISIAETQVKFAMHWIDEIRSGRMQSVAPTAHAAETFNTQMRRAMPNTVWSTGCDSWYLGADGVPELWPWPPVDYRRTLTSPIRGDFAIT, from the coding sequence GTGAGCAATGGCGCTTACACAGCGGTCGAAAAGACACGATCCCGCGATATCCGCGTGGTGGTGATCGGCGCGGGCATGTCGGGCCTCTGCATGGCCTCCACCCTCCGGCATCGCGGCATCACCAACTTCACCGTCTACGAGAAGGCCGACGAGGTCGGCGGTACCTGGCGGGACAACACCTACCCCGGCCTGCAATGCGATGTGCCCTCACGCTACTACTCATATTCGTTCGCCCCGAACCCCCGCTGGAGTAAGGGATTTTCACCGGGATCGGAGATACACCAGTACTTCGTGAGATTCACCGACCAGCAGGACCTGCGCCGCAATATCCGCTTCGGCACCGCCGTGACTCGCGCCGAATGGGTCGATGAGCCAGGCCAATCCCATTGGGAACTAGAACTTTCCGACGGCGGTCGCGATATCGCCGATGTCGTGGTGGGCGCCACCGGAGTGCTGCATCTGCCGCGCCTCCCTGAAATCGAAGGATTGCAGAGTTTCGCCGGACCCTGCTTTCACTCCGCACGCTGGGATCATTCGGTGCCGTACATCGGCAAGCGGGTCGGGCTCATTGGGACCGGTTCCTCCGGGGTACAGATCATCGGAGCACTCGCCGAACAGGTGCAGCACTTGTCGGTGTTCCAACGTTCCGCACAGTGGGTCGCGCCGGTTCCCAACTTCACCTACTCGGCGCTGTCGAAATCCATCTGGTCACGCATACCTGTCCTCAATAGAATCTCCTATCTGTTGTGGCGCTTCTACTTCGAACGTGGAGTGGGCGGCTCGGTGGTGATCCCGGGCGCACGTCGCAAGCTCATCCAGGGCTTCGTACGAGCGTCGCATCGGCTGCTCATCCGCGACGCGACACTGCGCGAAAAGCTGCATCCCGACTATGAACCACTGTGCCGGCGATTGGTCATGTCGGTGCCATTCTTCAAGGCGGTACAGCGACCCAATGTCTCGGTGCTCACCGGCGGAATCGACCGCGTTGTGCCGCAGGGTGTTATCACCAACGACGGAGTCCTACACGAGTTGGATATCCTGGTGTGCGCCACTGGTTTCGACGCGCACTCATACCTACGCCCGATGGAGGTCCTCGGACGCGACGGCATCAAGCTCAGTGACGCGTGGAGCGACGGACCCCGCGCCTATCGAGCCGTGGGACTCGCCGGGTTCCCGAACTTCTTCCTCTTGATCGGGCCCAACAGTCCGATCGGCAACAACTCGCTCATCTCGATCGCCGAAACACAGGTCAAGTTCGCGATGCATTGGATAGACGAAATTCGTTCCGGTCGAATGCAGTCAGTCGCTCCGACGGCGCATGCCGCAGAGACGTTCAACACCCAGATGCGCCGGGCGATGCCCAACACCGTGTGGTCCACCGGATGCGACAGCTGGTACCTGGGCGCCGACGGAGTGCCAGAACTGTGGCCCTGGCCGCCGGTGGACTATCGCCGCACACTCACGTCACCGATACGCGGCGACTTCGCGATCACCTAG
- a CDS encoding SDR family NAD(P)-dependent oxidoreductase, producing the protein MRLLPAPKPGLVVVTGAGSGIGRAIAIQFAKGGAEVVASDVDLTTAQETAQIIHGKGHRAVAFQLDVTDPAAWERFAEQVRAEYGVPDVLVNNAGIMVGGRFFDLEQEHWEKQFRVNVFGVAYGGRVFGKQMAERGRGGQIVNIASAGAITPTPLFPAYSASKAAVKMLSECMRMELGPKGIGVSAVCPGFINTNIGVNATVAGLDVRDDVRERANNMMRAFQSSAPMRVLDQLIGPPQVARAAVRAARYNFAVAPVRPEAWLGYFLSRLLPGLNRHFMYPIPYWLGLDIDTLIPRLQRLIDNVAERTPTPRLTETEQSPV; encoded by the coding sequence ATGAGGCTGCTACCCGCACCCAAACCAGGACTTGTGGTGGTGACCGGCGCCGGCAGCGGCATCGGCCGAGCCATCGCGATCCAATTCGCCAAGGGCGGGGCGGAGGTGGTGGCCTCCGATGTCGACCTGACGACGGCCCAGGAGACAGCGCAGATCATCCATGGGAAGGGGCACCGGGCGGTGGCCTTCCAGCTCGATGTCACCGATCCGGCCGCATGGGAACGGTTCGCTGAGCAGGTGCGGGCCGAGTACGGCGTGCCCGATGTTCTGGTGAACAACGCGGGCATCATGGTCGGCGGGCGTTTCTTTGATCTGGAACAGGAGCACTGGGAAAAACAGTTCCGGGTCAATGTCTTTGGTGTTGCTTATGGCGGCCGTGTGTTCGGTAAGCAGATGGCTGAACGTGGCCGTGGGGGCCAAATCGTCAACATCGCCTCGGCGGGAGCCATCACCCCGACGCCGCTGTTTCCCGCTTACTCGGCGTCGAAGGCTGCCGTCAAGATGTTGAGCGAGTGCATGCGGATGGAGCTGGGCCCCAAGGGGATAGGTGTATCTGCGGTATGTCCGGGTTTCATCAACACCAATATCGGTGTCAATGCCACCGTGGCCGGTCTTGATGTTCGCGACGATGTGCGTGAGCGGGCCAACAACATGATGAGGGCCTTCCAGTCCTCTGCCCCGATGCGGGTCCTCGACCAGTTGATCGGTCCTCCCCAGGTGGCGCGCGCGGCGGTCCGTGCGGCGCGATACAACTTCGCGGTGGCCCCGGTGCGCCCCGAGGCGTGGCTGGGTTACTTCCTGAGCAGGCTCCTGCCCGGACTGAATCGGCACTTCATGTATCCGATTCCGTATTGGCTCGGGCTGGATATCGACACGCTCATACCGAGGCTGCAGCGCCTGATCGATAACGTGGCCGAGCGCACCCCGACACCCCGGCTGACCGAGACCGAGCAGTCGCCCGTCTGA
- the dacB gene encoding D-alanyl-D-alanine carboxypeptidase/D-alanyl-D-alanine-endopeptidase, with protein MVTARALDPRHWRRSTHALLAVAVVLAIAALVLLASLTTGASTAHQLQSADPEPALITPAPGVVPVSDSAPIPTADGLAQALDRALSDPALGMFTGRVTDALTGRELWQQGSTVPMVPASTNKVLTAAAALLTLERDAKLTTSVVADTAGQRGLVTLVGGGDPIVSAAPAGTDTWYRDAARISDLADQVRKSGVAVTSITVDISRFGGPSMAPGWDPADIEGGDVAPIQAVMLDAGRTQPTDYDSRRSTTPALDAGRALAAALGVDPEAVRLDAAPPTAKSIASVQSAPLMERLREMMNASDNVMAETIGREVALATGRAQTFSGTVDAVTSQLRSAGIDLTDLTLRDSSGLSVDDRVTARTLDEVIGAAAGPDKPKLRPLLDVLPIAGGSGTLSERFVTQNQTSAGWLRAKTGSLTGVNTLAGVVTDVSGRVLTFSLMQNHATAPTARNAVDNTAAVLRSCGCS; from the coding sequence ATGGTCACCGCCAGGGCACTTGATCCGCGTCATTGGCGGCGCTCTACCCACGCTCTGCTTGCCGTCGCCGTCGTATTGGCGATTGCCGCGCTGGTGCTGCTGGCGTCCCTGACCACGGGGGCCTCCACCGCGCATCAGTTGCAGAGCGCCGATCCGGAGCCGGCGCTGATTACCCCGGCGCCAGGTGTGGTGCCGGTTTCCGATTCGGCACCGATTCCGACGGCGGATGGTTTGGCTCAGGCGCTGGACAGGGCGTTGTCCGACCCGGCACTGGGCATGTTCACCGGCCGGGTTACCGACGCGCTGACCGGCCGTGAGTTGTGGCAGCAGGGCTCCACGGTGCCGATGGTGCCGGCCTCGACCAACAAGGTGTTGACCGCCGCGGCGGCCCTGCTCACTCTCGAACGCGACGCCAAGCTGACCACTTCGGTGGTGGCCGATACTGCCGGGCAACGCGGACTGGTGACACTGGTTGGTGGCGGCGATCCGATCGTCAGCGCGGCACCGGCAGGCACCGACACCTGGTACCGCGATGCCGCGCGAATCAGCGACCTCGCCGACCAGGTGCGCAAGTCCGGTGTCGCCGTCACCTCAATCACCGTTGATATCAGCCGATTCGGTGGGCCCTCGATGGCGCCCGGGTGGGACCCGGCCGATATCGAAGGCGGCGATGTCGCGCCCATCCAGGCGGTGATGCTCGATGCCGGACGTACGCAGCCGACCGACTATGACTCGCGCCGTTCCACCACTCCCGCCCTGGACGCGGGCCGGGCGCTCGCCGCCGCGCTCGGTGTGGACCCGGAGGCGGTGCGCCTTGACGCGGCCCCTCCGACGGCGAAATCGATTGCCTCCGTGCAATCGGCGCCGCTGATGGAGCGGCTGCGGGAGATGATGAACGCCTCCGACAACGTCATGGCGGAAACCATCGGCCGGGAGGTGGCCCTGGCCACCGGGCGTGCGCAGACCTTCTCCGGCACGGTGGACGCCGTGACAAGTCAATTGCGCAGTGCGGGGATCGATCTCACGGACCTGACATTGCGTGATTCCAGCGGACTGTCGGTGGACGACCGGGTTACCGCGCGCACGTTGGACGAGGTGATCGGAGCCGCCGCCGGCCCCGACAAGCCGAAGCTGCGACCACTTCTCGATGTGCTGCCCATCGCCGGTGGCAGCGGCACCCTGTCCGAGCGCTTTGTCACTCAGAACCAAACCTCGGCGGGGTGGTTGCGGGCCAAGACGGGATCGCTCACCGGTGTGAACACGCTGGCCGGGGTGGTCACTGACGTCAGCGGGCGGGTACTGACCTTCTCTCTGATGCAGAATCACGCCACCGCGCCCACCGCACGTAACGCGGTGGACAACACGGCTGCCGTGCTGCGGTCCTGCGGATGTAGCTGA
- a CDS encoding MmpS family transport accessory protein has protein sequence MTDPAWQQYPQEQWPVDEPIPYPEDPKPPKWPWIVAGISVLAVLAIALTSILVITRRTEVAAPTTVTVTPSTTWTGPNDVPLPSITTTEPPPPSPPPPNPSTGVETPTTTEAPPVPTTTEAPQPVPTTGQGPGGSGHGSKSVTYSVGGSGSQVNVAYMTDTEYVRVANISQPWAVTVTRTQRDKPLIMNVTMVGEGTISCSITVDGVTVTESTDVFAVVCQAPMPG, from the coding sequence GTGACGGATCCGGCCTGGCAGCAGTACCCGCAGGAACAGTGGCCCGTCGACGAGCCCATCCCTTATCCCGAGGATCCGAAGCCTCCGAAATGGCCGTGGATAGTCGCCGGTATCAGCGTTCTGGCGGTGCTGGCGATAGCGTTGACGTCGATCCTCGTCATCACCCGCCGCACCGAGGTGGCGGCGCCGACCACAGTGACCGTTACCCCGTCCACAACATGGACCGGGCCCAATGACGTCCCGCTACCGTCCATAACGACGACAGAGCCGCCGCCGCCCTCGCCACCTCCGCCGAATCCCAGCACCGGGGTGGAGACGCCGACAACCACCGAGGCGCCTCCGGTACCCACCACGACGGAAGCGCCCCAGCCGGTGCCGACGACAGGCCAGGGGCCGGGCGGTTCGGGACACGGCAGCAAGAGTGTCACCTACAGCGTCGGCGGCTCCGGCAGCCAGGTCAACGTCGCCTACATGACGGACACGGAGTACGTGCGGGTCGCGAACATCTCACAGCCCTGGGCGGTGACGGTGACGCGGACTCAGCGGGACAAGCCGCTCATCATGAATGTCACCATGGTGGGCGAGGGGACGATCAGCTGTTCGATCACCGTCGACGGAGTGACCGTGACGGAAAGCACCGATGTGTTCGCCGTCGTGTGTCAGGCGCCGATGCCGGGTTAG
- a CDS encoding 2-oxo-4-hydroxy-4-carboxy-5-ureidoimidazoline decarboxylase: MLMHQGIGRDTFNQMPDTRAVHALYECCGSVTWARKVAATRPFADHDALFRCADNELFALSEESLNEMLTAYPPLGKRPGSVRSHAEQCAIRDETPGMMAALRAAAHRYEHHFGHRFVMHMCGQDGASVLRAISDRMHHDADTERKVTRNELAKINRTRLERMLGPEGGYDNW, from the coding sequence ATGTTGATGCATCAGGGCATCGGCCGCGACACGTTCAATCAGATGCCCGATACCCGAGCCGTGCATGCGCTGTACGAGTGTTGTGGCAGCGTGACATGGGCCAGGAAGGTCGCAGCGACTCGTCCATTCGCCGACCACGATGCGCTGTTCCGATGCGCAGACAACGAACTGTTCGCGCTCTCAGAGGAATCGCTGAACGAGATGCTGACCGCCTATCCGCCGCTGGGCAAACGGCCGGGAAGCGTGCGTTCACACGCCGAGCAGTGCGCGATCCGCGATGAGACACCGGGCATGATGGCTGCGTTACGGGCCGCCGCCCATCGGTACGAACATCACTTCGGCCATCGTTTCGTCATGCATATGTGCGGACAGGACGGTGCATCGGTATTGCGGGCCATCTCCGATCGCATGCATCACGACGCGGACACCGAACGCAAGGTGACCCGCAATGAACTTGCGAAGATCAACCGCACGCGGCTGGAACGCATGCTCGGCCCCGAGGGCGGTTACGACAACTGGTGA
- a CDS encoding zinc-dependent metalloprotease — MAESGRVVQSGGVGTKSPELTVGRMVNWEFAATVGVKLARPAPPTTEYTRRQAIAELSDAARRAETPVREVTGLADGLLVPEARVIDRPGWISAAAQSMRLMAGGGEGATGFLSGRVTGAQTGAVLAFVSSGILGQYDPFTADGAGALLLVYPNVIAVERQLRVVPSDFRMWVCLHEVTHRVQFSANPWLADYMSGTLATLAHEQEEDVAGMLGRLADFVRSSRSQGHNGIVELLRAMQSDSGRDALDRLLVLGTLLEGHADHVMDAVGPAVVPSVASIRSRFEARRSRKQPPLQRIIRALIGMDAKMRQYTRGKKFVDHVVGKVGMERFNTIWRDPQTLPQPAEIEDPDQWIDRVL, encoded by the coding sequence ATGGCTGAGTCGGGACGGGTCGTGCAGAGCGGCGGCGTTGGAACCAAGAGTCCCGAGTTGACGGTTGGCCGCATGGTCAACTGGGAATTCGCCGCGACCGTAGGCGTCAAGTTGGCGCGGCCGGCACCGCCCACCACCGAGTACACCCGGCGGCAGGCCATCGCCGAGCTGTCAGATGCGGCGCGGCGAGCGGAGACACCAGTACGTGAGGTCACCGGTCTGGCGGACGGGCTGCTCGTGCCCGAGGCACGGGTCATCGATCGCCCGGGCTGGATCTCCGCCGCAGCGCAGTCCATGCGATTGATGGCCGGCGGTGGCGAGGGGGCAACCGGGTTCTTGTCGGGCCGTGTCACCGGGGCACAGACCGGTGCCGTGCTGGCCTTCGTCTCATCGGGGATTCTCGGTCAGTACGACCCCTTCACCGCGGACGGCGCGGGCGCGCTATTGCTGGTGTATCCGAACGTCATAGCCGTCGAACGCCAACTTCGAGTGGTCCCCAGCGACTTCCGGATGTGGGTGTGTCTGCACGAGGTGACACATCGGGTGCAATTTTCGGCCAACCCGTGGCTGGCCGACTACATGTCGGGGACCCTCGCGACACTCGCCCACGAGCAAGAGGAGGACGTGGCCGGCATGCTGGGCAGGCTGGCCGACTTTGTCCGCTCGTCCAGAAGTCAGGGGCACAACGGCATCGTCGAGCTACTGCGTGCCATGCAGTCCGACAGCGGTCGGGACGCCCTGGACCGTCTGTTGGTATTGGGCACCCTGCTGGAGGGGCATGCCGATCACGTCATGGATGCGGTGGGCCCGGCCGTGGTCCCGTCGGTGGCGTCCATCAGGTCCCGGTTCGAGGCCCGGCGTTCACGCAAACAGCCGCCGCTGCAGCGGATCATCCGTGCGCTCATCGGCATGGACGCGAAGATGCGCCAGTACACCCGGGGCAAGAAGTTCGTCGACCACGTGGTCGGAAAGGTCGGCATGGAGCGCTTCAACACCATCTGGCGCGATCCGCAGACCCTGCCCCAGCCTGCCGAGATCGAGGATCCGGACCAGTGGATCGACCGAGTTCTCTAG
- a CDS encoding inorganic diphosphatase — protein sequence MEFDVTIEIPKGQRNKYEVDHETGRVRLDRFLYTPMAYPTDYGFIENTLGEDGDPLDALVLLPESVFPGVIVEARPVGMFKMVDDGGGDDKVLCVPAGDPRWDHIQDIGDVSSFELDSIKHFFVHYKDLEPGKFVEAADWVGRAEAEAEVLASFERLKTQGH from the coding sequence GTGGAGTTCGACGTCACCATCGAGATCCCCAAGGGTCAGCGCAACAAGTATGAGGTCGATCACGAGACCGGACGAGTGCGTCTGGACCGCTTCCTCTACACCCCTATGGCGTACCCCACCGATTACGGCTTCATCGAAAACACGCTGGGCGAGGACGGCGATCCGCTGGACGCACTGGTGCTGCTGCCCGAGTCCGTCTTCCCGGGTGTGATCGTCGAGGCGCGGCCCGTCGGCATGTTCAAGATGGTCGACGACGGCGGCGGCGACGACAAGGTGTTGTGCGTGCCCGCGGGCGACCCACGCTGGGACCACATCCAGGACATCGGCGATGTATCCAGCTTCGAGCTGGATTCGATCAAGCACTTCTTCGTGCACTACAAGGATCTGGAACCCGGCAAATTCGTCGAGGCCGCCGACTGGGTGGGCCGCGCCGAGGCCGAGGCCGAGGTACTCGCGTCATTCGAGCGTCTCAAGACACAGGGGCACTAA